The genomic segment ATTATGCCTTCTTTATCACAAAAgtattatatcaatttttaatttagtttttataaaattaaacatatcatataatttttaaaaaatattataaaatttattttaattgataaaaaatatgttacttTTTATAATTCAGTATctcattgaatattttaaattttatataatttgaaacctattttaataaaagacgTTTTACGTAATTCATGTAAGCATCTTACCATAAATATAACATGTGACTGCATTGAAAATCATTGGGACTCCTAATTTTCATTCCTAATTGATTGAAATGAGAAaagagttttctttttatactctctttcttctcttactCCACCTGACATCCATGTGTGAGCAAATCCAAAAGGTGAACTGATCCATTCTTCAACCATTTCACACAAGCTCTTCTTCTGTTCTCATGGCTCCGAAACGACGTCCCACTAAGGTAGTTTTACCTTTCCCTTTCCTCTCATTTTCCACCACATTAACTGAATCAGTGTTTCGTTTTCTGTGATCAACAGGTAGGAGAGAGCCGAATGGACGCAGCTCTCGACGCCATGCATATCTATGGCTTTTCCAAAAAACTCGTTCGAACAACCGTTCAAAGCCTCCTCAAAGTGACTGACTCCTCTTTCTTcaacctaatttttttaatttcatttgattATGATGTGAAAAATGTCTGTGTTTAGGTTTATGGTGGCAACGAGGGCTGGGTCTTCATCGAAGACTCCAGTTACACTCTCCTTATAGATACTCTTCTTGAAAGCCAACTCAATCCTTCACCTCCGGTAACTCTACTTCTCCTGTTCCTTATTCTCCAAGCAACTTTGtaatctctatttttttttttctgtttttcatttGCCGGTGTTGTTGTGTAGTAATGTGTTGCTTCCATTGTATAAAACCCTTCATTTATGATTTATCTGGATGTTTTTATGTTCTGCTGTGGACTTGCTCAGGGGAAATTTAACCCACATCTGACTCTTGGAAAATAAATTTcttggaaattaaattaattgttttattctctttgtaaaagaaaaaatgagcATATATTAGCAGCCAGTTTTAATCTTTTTGGACGGAaagttacatttttatttttgtttttttaagcttcattctttttgtttttggtttttataataaaacttaatatttaagTTGGTAAGTAGAAGGGAATTTTTGGTTGATTTCATGGCTGCTTGACGGACCCTCATACCACTTATGCCAGCTGATATTTTAATCTCCAAGCCTTTAAGTCTTTAAATCCTAAGATTTAGCCAAATTTACTTTCCAACGAGGATTCTGAATTTTCTTAAACCAGACATATATACCAACTTCTGGTGAAGGTAGTGGTTTAAAGTTTGTGATAAAAGATCATTAGTTGTCCTGGAATGATAAATCATATTTTGAGAAGTCATACATAGCTTTCAAACTTAGGTGTAAACAGCCAAACTCAATAGTTGATTGCAATTGTTTTTACCATAACTCAGTAGTTTCTTGGTTGTATTGTGTAGATTTGGGTAGTTGTATGTTTTCTGCGACCGTAAAAGTTGCATATTGAGTGTTTGTAGATGCAGGTTATGAGATGTCAAACCACATCAAATTTAACTATGTGCTTTTATTTGGGAATGTTTTTGGTTGAAAAGATTATTTCTTATTGCTTGTAACTCAACAACTGATGTCATAGGGTGCATCAGTTGTCCTATAACAAAGGTTAGGTGAGTTTGGTTACAACTTTCAATCAAATTGTGATTTTTGGTCTATGACTCTTTTAAGTAGAAATAGTTGCATTCTAAATACAAGTTATAACTTTTGGCTTTGTGGTAAGCCTTTGATTCAACAATATCAATTATCCTGTAAAGAAGGACTGTGACTCAAGTTATAATCAAATAGTGGCAGCACTGAGCTGTTGTGTCTTCAAAGTCATATTACTTTCTGGAGTTATTGAAACCTGAGACTCTATTAAATTACTTTGTGATAGTTCTTTAAATTTTCTACCTATTATTTCTTTCACCTTTTTCCCAAGGGAAAAATTTATGCTCTGCACACACCCTTGTAAAGGCCATAGCTTGTAAGATGTTATTGTGTGTATATGTATTTAAATGATAAGTGTCGCCATTGAAGTTCTCTGTGTATTAAATGttctattttttgttaaacTCCTTCTAAGTCTTTATACGCTAACTAATGATTTTAAGACACTCATCAATAGGATTATGTATTGAAAAACCTATGTTGTTCCTTCTTTATAATCCTAATGTTACTTGTAAATTAAAACCTTTCCTTTCTTGTAAGTTCAATAGCCTCAAATAGTGGTGAATGCCTACAATTTTGAGACATTCACATAACAATaggtttaaaattattaagataCGACATGCAAGCTTCTCTTGTAATACAATGCAAACTTTTTTGAGACTTTTGGCAAGCATGGCCTGCAGTCCTATGAAAAATTGTTGGTGGATCTTTGGTCTGATGGCCTATATATTCTTATGAAGTTAGCATTAACAATGTCTAGTTTTATGGTCTTCTATTGTTTGTGTGAAGGTTGTTGGTTTGATAGAGGCTAATCCAGGAGATGGTCCCAATGAGGTAACACCTGCTGGATGCTCGAACGGTGCCCTTCTAGCATGCTGTAAAACGCAAACTTCTGATGATAAACCCTTAACTATTAAGGCCTTACAGACTCTAACGGTAACCAGTGAAACTGGTTCTCAACTTCCCATCAAGAGTGTGGATACTTTATCCTCAACAAGTGGAACTGGTAGTGTGCATTACTTGAAGTCTGTAGGTATATCATCGGAAAACAGAAGACCCGCTAATGAACTTTTAATCAAGGCTGCAAGTGAAACTCCCATCAAGGCTGTACCTATATCTGCAGAAAAGAAAACTGGTTCTCAACTTCCCATCAAGAGTGTGGATAATTTATCCCCAACAAGTGGAACTGGTAGGGTGCATTACTTGAAGTCTGTAGACATATCATCGGAAAACAGAAGACAAGCTAATGAACTTTTAATCAAGGCTGCAAGTGAAACTCCCATCAAGGCTGTAACTATATCTGCAGAAAAGAAATCTGGTTGTCAACTTCCcattttcattattcttttaattggCTCAGACACTTAGGTTGAAAGCatattaaacatgtttgtgATTAATTATCTTGTATACTTGCAGAGTCTCAGCCAGCAGGAAATTTGGCTTTGCGGGAAAATCATGGACCAAAGATTCCACAGCTTAATCACAAAAGGCGTAGACCTTGCTATGGCTGGATTTCTAGTGATGAGGAGAACGAAGATCTAACAGAGCTTATACCTAAATATCCGTtgtgaaatatttatttcacatgTTAGAGAAAATGGTCAACAAGTGTAATAAGGACAGGGGCAGGGTAACGTATGTGTTATATTAGAGAACTATACCCCGCCCCGTCTAATACAGATCTGGTTCCTGTGTATAAGTACTGTAGAACAGACCAAAAGAGATaggatgttttatttttattttttagcaaATACATTGAGTTATAAGATAATGTTTTCGTTTAAACCAAATATGAACTTTGATTGTACCGTCTTTGATAGCGTGAAGATTACATACAGATTAGAGCTTCGTTCTgttaaaatgacattttagtCCCCTTTTTAGCTCAAAATTAATTTCTGTTCCACACTCAGGAATCTTAAAATATGGAGGAGTATGTCAATTATGTTTTAGgtataagaagaaaatttataacataGTTTTAGGgttctttttcttcaataaataCGTGTGCAATTAAGTTTTTACACATTAATTTGGGGGCATACATTCTCAACAGTCAATACATAAAGTCTGGGGAacaactattattattattaaacgtTCATTGCATTTGGAGAGTCAATATCTGAAGTATTGAATAGAACAATTTGGGAGCATCATAAACAGTCTGTAGCCAAACCTAAAGGATAAGCTTTTCAACTTCTTAtgttgattttgaaaataatttagaagCTAGACCGCTTGTCAACTTCTTAtgttgtttttgaaaataatttagaagTTAGACGGATTTAATTAATGAGATTCAGATATGATTCTGTaacttttaatgaattttaatcaaTTGTGAAAGtcattatcaatattattaatttttgtagttaatatttttttgtttttttcatttattattttcatacgTACATAAAGTAGAATTTTTGTTGCGATCTCCATCATATAACGGCACCgagaaggagaaaaaaagaatCAATTGCAATAACTTTCTATGAATACTTTCTTGTTTAAAGGATATAACCCTCTACTAGTCCACTTATCAACATATGAATTCAAATTCATAATGAGTTAActtctaaatatttattgtagACTATCCCAATTATGTTAATTAACCATTACAAATTTTTCTAGAAAACACAAGAAGTGAAATTTcgattatttgaaaaaaaaaacaacctcAATGATTTATCTAAGAGAGATTATGTTGATATATGTGAGGTTAAATGTGTAATCAAATTAAACTTAGTCCAAAATCTTTTGActcctatgttttttttttctgaaaaagcAGGGATATTTTagcaaaattaataaataattccaaaaaaaaaaattaaacagtaGAGATACTGTATGTAATAAATGCTTATAAATTATAGAGCCGTTAGTTATATATCAAACTTTTCGATAGTAGAGATACTGTAAGTTTACCATGTGCAGTATaatgtaatctttcttttaaACTTTAACTATCACACTATTCACTATTTTTGGATGTAGTTTTTAGAAGATAATTTCATCAGACACTGTTGGATTgatatttcttccattttcacgGTGATTAATTTCAGATACATAGAAAAATTCCAAATTAACCACTATTCTCGCATTTAAATGAAGTGTTCATTTTTTGCTTAATTTATGTTCAAATTAACTCATCCAAAATAaggtattttcagaaaaataaagtcattttaaaaagtgatatatttattatttttcttaatttttataaaaaacctTAAGCTACCATGAAACAGATGATATGAAATGATAATATAGATTGTGATCTCATATTTCACACCGAAACAATgacaaaattattttgaaaaggaaaaatgaatgATTATACGAAGGAAAAAGCATGTATAAACGAATAAGCGGAGTTAGGAAGTTAAGAGCTCCACGTAGAGTCTTCACGAGACACGTAGGTTCCCATGTCAACATCGAATCGACGCGTTCATATAGCGCGGTGATCGTAGCGTATCCAAGTGTGCATGTCATTTTCGTAATTTATGGGAACTTGGAGGCCATTTGATTACCGGCCATTCCAACGCTTGTTCTACTCGCCCAAGTTTTTCCCTCCTAACACTTTTTTCCCTTGGAGTCCCTTGACCCTCGAAGGCAACCCCGCACAGAAAAAacgaagaaaagaagaagaaaattgaagagaaaagaaatcgGCGAGAAAAGGAACCGACTGTTGAACTGAAAATCAGGGAAAGAGATTTCGATTGATATTTAGAATTCGAAAGTGACTTCAATTTCTTTCTGAGCTGCTTTGATGAGTGAGAGAGTGAAGAAGGAAAAGCCGACGGAGAAAAGAGAGAGGATGAAAAACATCTTCAAGAAGCTTCACATAGGTGGCAACCACGATCCTCAGCGATCCAATGACAATTCGCCACCTGTGCCGTCGCCGTCATGCGCCGCCGATCACTCTCAAAGCTCCGGTGCCACTCCTGCGAGTCCCTCGTCGGCCTCGGCCACAGCGTCGGCCTCCACCGCCGTGGTTAGTCCCGCCGGTGGCATGAGCCCGGTGGTGAATCGGCAGGACTTTTTCTCGTCGGAGGAGGAGTTTCAGGTGCAGCTAGCCCTAGCTATCAGCGCTTCCAATTCGGAGTTCCGCGACGATCCTGAGAAGGATCAGATCCACGCGGCGACGTTGTTGAGTCTAGGAGGTCTTCGAATCGATTCGGTGAGGGACAAGGACGACGCGTCGGAGGCGCTGTCGAGGCAGTACTGGGTAAGGTCTTACTCAGTTGTTGTAATCCACTTCTTGCAATGTTTCTCTTTCGTTGTGGTTAATTGAGGCAAAGCTGTGAATTGTAGAGGTTCATACAGAGCGGGTTTCACtctagatttttatttatttgttcttgCAGTAAATTCAGTTGTGTATTGGAACTTAGATTCGGGGTTTTATATGTGTCTAGGGCTAGCTACTCCAGTGAGGTTCGAAATGCGTTTTTGATCAGCGAGTTAAAATTTGGTATCTGCAGAAAGTAGACGGAACTCCGGTAGAAGCTGATTGATAGGGCAACCAGTGGTTAAATGATGTTGAATATTTGGGTGGTTTTTGTGGAAT from the Vigna angularis cultivar LongXiaoDou No.4 chromosome 3, ASM1680809v1, whole genome shotgun sequence genome contains:
- the LOC108343871 gene encoding uncharacterized protein LOC108343871, with the translated sequence MAPKRRPTKVGESRMDAALDAMHIYGFSKKLVRTTVQSLLKVYGGNEGWVFIEDSSYTLLIDTLLESQLNPSPPVVGLIEANPGDGPNEVTPAGCSNGALLACCKTQTSDDKPLTIKALQTLTVTSETGSQLPIKSVDTLSSTSGTGSVHYLKSVGISSENRRPANELLIKAASETPIKAVPISAEKKTGSQLPIKSVDNLSPTSGTGRVHYLKSVDISSENRRQANELLIKAASETPIKAVTISAEKKSESQPAGNLALRENHGPKIPQLNHKRRRPCYGWISSDEENEDLTELIPKYPL